A part of Limihaloglobus sulfuriphilus genomic DNA contains:
- a CDS encoding bifunctional alpha,alpha-trehalose-phosphate synthase (UDP-forming)/trehalose-phosphatase, whose protein sequence is MKRIINAANRLPVTIGRKITASSGGLVSAMAGLEGTFETLWVGWPGASCGSGQRAEKIKDILRQDYNSVPVFLTPKEAQGYYEGLSNSSLWPMLHYMTNYFEYEKHWLKDYEQVNRKFADEICSIVKKGDTVWVHDYHLMLLPAMLRKRKPRLKIGFFLHTPFPSYEVFRAHPARQQLIEGVLGADLIGFHTFGYMRHFRSTVMRLLGLECSMNTIEVNKRIVTLGVFPIGANARAFEDEIATEKYRKRLEHFRKVYSGRKIVLGVERLDYTKGVPQRLKAIDKFLDGYKNKDNVCFIFIAVPTRDQVQQYKELKQEVQSLVGHINGKHATIDNTPINYIYQSVPFTDLCALYSLAEVCLVTPYADGMNLVAKEYVICKQGKGGTLVLSEFTGAANELFKSLKVNPYDIEQISSTIEQALEMPAKEQLKRMDGMYERVKEYDAIYWANSFLNELEAVTKFRTGGVKKKHKPKLAQMLKKTFKPENKIALFLDYDGTLRKFHDNPNGAVPTKSIKELFKILSRYSNIDTHVISGRKGSTLEEWLGKFPVTLIGEHGFSCRPRGEKEWVSLCEASDFTWKLRIREMLEYFVGIVPGSFIEEKISAMVWHYRRTDPEFGEWRAKQLVLNLSEMLSNLPIEVHHGKKIVEISSMQVNKGVALQNIVAGKNYDYVVCMGDDYTDESMFRLAMDNMISIKVGKGDTSAMYRITSPAVVLSTLKKALK, encoded by the coding sequence ATGAAAAGAATAATAAACGCAGCTAATCGACTGCCCGTTACCATCGGCAGAAAAATAACTGCTTCCAGTGGAGGTCTGGTTTCTGCTATGGCCGGACTTGAAGGAACCTTTGAAACGCTTTGGGTAGGCTGGCCGGGAGCCTCGTGCGGTTCGGGCCAGAGAGCAGAAAAAATAAAAGATATCCTTCGTCAGGATTATAACTCAGTACCTGTGTTTCTCACGCCAAAAGAGGCCCAGGGCTACTATGAGGGCTTGTCGAACTCGAGTCTCTGGCCGATGCTGCATTATATGACTAATTATTTTGAGTATGAAAAACACTGGCTCAAAGATTACGAGCAGGTAAACAGAAAGTTTGCCGATGAAATCTGCTCTATTGTCAAAAAAGGCGACACCGTGTGGGTTCATGACTACCACCTTATGCTGCTTCCGGCAATGCTGCGTAAAAGAAAACCAAGGCTTAAGATTGGTTTTTTTCTGCATACGCCCTTTCCTTCCTATGAAGTTTTCAGAGCTCATCCGGCCCGGCAGCAGCTTATAGAGGGAGTCCTGGGAGCGGACCTTATCGGATTTCATACTTTTGGATACATGCGGCACTTCAGAAGTACTGTGATGAGACTGCTTGGTCTTGAATGCAGCATGAACACTATCGAAGTCAATAAGCGTATAGTTACCCTGGGTGTTTTTCCGATAGGAGCAAACGCCAGGGCCTTTGAAGATGAAATTGCCACAGAAAAATACCGCAAGCGCCTTGAGCATTTCAGAAAAGTTTACAGCGGCCGAAAGATTGTTCTTGGAGTGGAGAGACTGGACTACACAAAAGGCGTTCCTCAGCGGCTAAAAGCAATAGATAAATTTCTCGACGGATATAAAAACAAGGACAACGTATGTTTTATTTTTATTGCTGTGCCGACAAGAGATCAGGTACAGCAGTATAAAGAGCTCAAACAGGAAGTTCAGTCACTTGTCGGCCACATTAACGGCAAACATGCCACAATTGACAACACTCCTATAAATTACATTTATCAGTCAGTGCCCTTTACTGACCTTTGCGCTCTGTATTCTCTGGCAGAGGTATGTTTGGTAACACCGTATGCTGATGGAATGAACCTCGTTGCCAAGGAATATGTTATCTGCAAGCAGGGCAAGGGTGGAACACTGGTGTTGAGCGAGTTTACAGGCGCTGCCAATGAGCTGTTCAAATCTCTCAAGGTTAATCCCTATGACATTGAGCAGATCAGCTCGACGATTGAACAGGCTCTGGAGATGCCTGCAAAAGAACAGTTAAAGCGTATGGACGGCATGTATGAAAGGGTTAAAGAGTATGATGCTATTTACTGGGCAAATTCGTTCCTCAATGAGCTCGAAGCTGTCACAAAGTTCCGCACCGGCGGTGTTAAGAAAAAACATAAGCCAAAACTTGCCCAGATGCTTAAGAAGACATTTAAGCCTGAAAACAAAATTGCATTATTTCTGGATTATGACGGCACACTAAGGAAGTTCCATGACAACCCAAACGGGGCTGTGCCGACAAAATCAATAAAGGAATTATTCAAGATTTTATCGAGATATTCAAATATAGACACCCACGTCATCAGCGGCAGAAAAGGCTCAACGCTTGAAGAGTGGCTCGGCAAGTTTCCGGTAACTTTGATTGGAGAACACGGATTTTCCTGCCGGCCAAGAGGAGAAAAGGAATGGGTATCATTGTGTGAGGCCTCTGATTTTACCTGGAAGCTGCGAATAAGGGAAATGCTTGAGTACTTTGTAGGAATTGTTCCGGGCAGTTTCATTGAGGAAAAAATTTCCGCTATGGTATGGCATTACCGCAGAACTGATCCGGAATTTGGTGAATGGCGTGCAAAGCAGCTTGTTTTGAATCTTAGCGAGATGCTCTCAAATCTGCCTATAGAGGTGCATCACGGCAAGAAAATTGTCGAGATCAGCTCCATGCAGGTTAATAAAGGCGTGGCCCTTCAGAACATAGTCGCCGGAAAAAATTACGATTATGTTGTTTGTATGGGCGACGATTATACCGATGAGAGTATGTTCAGGCTTGCCATGGATAACATGATAAGCATAAAAGTCGGAAAAGGTGATACTTCCGCCATGTATCGTATTACCTCACCGGCTGTAGTTTTAAGTACCTTGAAAAAGGCATTGAAATAG
- a CDS encoding glycoside hydrolase family 15 protein, whose amino-acid sequence MNNLDYGIIGNCKSAALVSKQGSLDFCCLPEFDSMAFFAKLLDNKRGGHFAVNTVGKYRITQKYVEKTNILATRFANGPDIFEIRDFMPRYIRRTGSYNCPPDVIRFFKHISGKPRIKLDYQPRPVYGHYEPSITVNNNYIKASSSNGTYESLYLYSDLDLEKIRSGDVIELTQDSFVLVSYNQKIVLPSIDSVRLRYYRTLSYWMSWVDRTHELARYNKEVERSLLVLKLLACQNSGAILAAATTSLPETIGEVRNWDYRYCWIRDASMTVSVLIRMGHKNVAKRFLHFILDIVPFKDQKIQIMYGPRGEKRLTEKTLDWLEGYEGSKPVRIGNAAYLQKQNDIYGVLVDVIYQSLVNYQSDIENLNEIWTVVRTLARYVEKNWKKKDKGIWEYRSEKKHFTFSRILCWVAMDRAIKIASFFRKDEIARPWIKLRDEIKAEIMKRGCCKHGMVFTQSYGDKHLDASNLLAEHYGFVTADDPVYVNTVRETYKQLCRDGLMYRYKNPDDFGKPKSSFTVCTFWMIKSLWQIGEKETAQKMFDDVLKHSNHLGLLSEDMDFETKRLLGNFPQAYSHLALIDTAITLSGGDMNVSRKIFNR is encoded by the coding sequence ATGAACAACTTAGATTATGGCATTATCGGTAACTGCAAAAGTGCCGCTCTGGTCAGCAAGCAGGGCTCACTTGATTTCTGCTGCCTCCCGGAGTTTGATTCAATGGCGTTTTTCGCCAAACTTCTGGACAATAAACGCGGCGGGCATTTTGCGGTTAATACAGTTGGTAAATACAGGATAACCCAGAAGTATGTGGAAAAGACAAATATCCTGGCTACCCGGTTTGCGAATGGGCCTGATATCTTTGAAATCAGGGATTTTATGCCCCGTTATATTCGCCGAACGGGTTCGTATAACTGCCCGCCGGATGTTATAAGATTTTTTAAGCATATCTCCGGAAAGCCGCGGATAAAACTGGATTATCAGCCAAGGCCTGTTTATGGCCATTATGAGCCTTCAATAACAGTAAATAATAATTATATAAAGGCTTCCAGCTCTAACGGTACTTATGAGTCCCTGTATCTCTATTCTGATTTGGATTTGGAAAAGATACGCAGCGGCGATGTCATTGAACTTACTCAGGACAGTTTTGTTCTTGTAAGCTACAACCAGAAAATAGTCCTGCCCAGCATTGACTCTGTTCGTTTGCGTTATTACCGTACATTGTCATACTGGATGTCTTGGGTTGACCGTACACATGAGCTTGCCAGGTACAACAAAGAGGTTGAAAGAAGCCTGCTTGTACTTAAACTCCTGGCCTGCCAAAACAGCGGCGCAATCCTTGCGGCGGCGACAACGAGCCTGCCCGAAACAATTGGCGAGGTGCGAAACTGGGATTATCGTTACTGCTGGATAAGAGACGCTTCCATGACGGTAAGTGTTCTGATTCGTATGGGGCATAAGAACGTGGCAAAGAGGTTTCTACATTTTATACTTGATATAGTCCCGTTTAAGGACCAGAAGATTCAGATTATGTATGGGCCCAGAGGCGAAAAGCGGCTCACAGAAAAGACGCTTGACTGGCTGGAAGGCTACGAAGGCTCCAAGCCCGTGCGCATCGGAAACGCGGCATATCTTCAGAAACAAAATGATATTTACGGGGTTCTGGTTGATGTTATATATCAGAGTCTTGTGAATTATCAGAGTGATATCGAAAATCTAAATGAGATATGGACTGTCGTCAGGACGCTTGCCCGCTATGTAGAGAAAAACTGGAAGAAAAAAGACAAGGGAATCTGGGAATACAGAAGTGAGAAAAAACATTTTACGTTCTCACGGATTCTCTGCTGGGTTGCGATGGACAGGGCCATTAAAATTGCCAGTTTTTTCCGTAAGGATGAAATCGCCAGACCCTGGATTAAACTGCGGGATGAGATTAAGGCGGAAATAATGAAACGCGGCTGCTGCAAACACGGCATGGTGTTCACCCAGTCATACGGAGATAAACATCTTGACGCCTCGAATCTGCTCGCCGAGCACTACGGATTTGTCACTGCCGACGATCCGGTTTATGTAAACACGGTGAGGGAAACATATAAGCAGCTTTGCAGGGACGGACTGATGTACAGGTATAAAAACCCCGATGATTTCGGTAAGCCTAAAAGCTCATTTACCGTATGTACATTCTGGATGATAAAGAGTCTCTGGCAGATAGGTGAGAAAGAAACCGCACAAAAGATGTTTGATGATGTACTTAAACACAGCAATCATTTAGGCCTGCTCAGTGAGGATATGGATTTCGAAACCAAGCGGCTTCTGGGCAATTTCCCTCAGGCCTACAGCCATCTTGCTCTAATCGATACCGCCATCACGCTTTCAGGCGGGGATATGAATGTTTCCAGGAAAATTTTTAACCGTTAA
- the xth gene encoding exodeoxyribonuclease III: protein MKIATFNANSIRARADIVRGWLEANSPDVLCVQETKVQDSEFPVSAFEGSGYEIAYRGQKSYNGVAVFSRHGFENVSFGLDSEPADEPRLSDVKVKGVNVVNTYIPQGYMVESDKFEYKMQWFKRLRTYFDNKYKPADKLIWLGDLNVAPTDLDVHDPKRLLGHVCFCPEVWDAFEKVKSWGFVDLLRKHYPDERIYTFWDYRSKTAFTNDRGWRIDNILACEKLAKKCTDCYVDREPRAMQRPSDHTFLIAEFDL, encoded by the coding sequence ATGAAAATAGCTACATTTAACGCAAATTCTATACGTGCCAGAGCCGATATCGTACGCGGCTGGCTTGAGGCAAATTCTCCGGATGTGCTCTGCGTCCAGGAAACCAAGGTTCAGGATTCGGAGTTTCCTGTTTCTGCTTTTGAGGGCAGCGGCTACGAAATAGCATATCGCGGCCAGAAAAGTTATAACGGCGTGGCTGTATTCAGCCGCCACGGATTCGAGAACGTTTCTTTCGGCCTTGACAGTGAGCCGGCGGACGAGCCGAGACTCTCAGATGTGAAAGTAAAGGGCGTAAATGTCGTAAACACATATATACCTCAAGGTTATATGGTTGAGTCGGATAAGTTTGAATACAAGATGCAGTGGTTCAAACGGCTAAGGACCTACTTTGACAATAAATACAAACCTGCTGATAAGCTCATATGGCTTGGTGATTTAAATGTCGCACCAACGGATCTTGACGTACACGATCCAAAAAGACTGCTGGGGCACGTATGTTTCTGCCCTGAGGTTTGGGATGCCTTTGAAAAAGTCAAAAGCTGGGGTTTTGTTGACCTGCTGCGGAAGCACTATCCCGATGAGAGGATATACACCTTTTGGGATTATCGTTCAAAAACAGCCTTTACCAATGACAGGGGCTGGAGAATTGATAATATTCTGGCCTGCGAAAAGCTCGCGAAAAAATGCACTGACTGTTACGTTGACCGTGAACCAAGAGCCATGCAGCGCCCCAGCGACCATACATTTTTGATAGCAGAATTCGATTTGTAA
- a CDS encoding PEP-CTERM sorting domain-containing protein — protein sequence MATCFLKANLVLNHDFENGSGTTTPDWFKSAQTQIINTDNGNLEPGDQCVELPLTHSLRSKGLAVTPGLEYTLTFEYKGGVQLRYRVRFFDNVDTNGSTGGNNFQGQITGFGDTTQDWTKVTTNVTIPTDTTFPANYVDLVFDNQDDGSGGGSLLIDNVQFDVVPEPSTMAILALGGLLARKRK from the coding sequence GTGGCGACCTGTTTCCTGAAGGCAAATCTGGTTCTAAATCATGATTTTGAAAACGGTTCAGGAACTACAACTCCTGACTGGTTCAAGTCTGCTCAAACCCAAATCATTAACACAGACAACGGAAATCTTGAACCCGGCGACCAATGTGTAGAACTACCATTGACCCACTCCCTGAGAAGTAAAGGGCTCGCCGTTACCCCAGGACTCGAGTACACCTTAACATTCGAGTATAAAGGCGGAGTTCAACTGAGGTATAGAGTAAGGTTTTTCGACAATGTTGACACAAACGGCTCAACTGGCGGAAATAACTTCCAGGGTCAGATAACCGGCTTTGGAGATACTACCCAAGACTGGACTAAAGTGACCACTAATGTCACAATCCCAACTGATACTACGTTCCCCGCTAACTACGTTGACCTGGTATTTGATAACCAGGATGACGGCAGCGGCGGCGGAAGCCTCTTAATCGACAATGTTCAGTTTGACGTTGTTCCAGAACCGTCAACCATGGCAATTCTGGCACTTGGCGGTTTATTAGCAAGAAAAAGAAAATAA
- a CDS encoding transposase has product MANIPQPSLFCYQNVENLGDLERLDLLLKTLDDEQLMQTLEKRRGNGRDDYPIRASWNSMLAGIVFGHNTIEALRRELSRNGQLRDICGFDPLKEHPVPSSNAYTNLLKSLMEYPAEVAGIFQNLLECLARELPGFGQRIAIDSKVIQSAANSGSENKPDGRRDTDGGWATKTYTDKNGKIIKKTTIFGYKVHLAVDANYELPIARIVTPGNDNDMLEAYNLVDACPSKALEKCEYLSADKGYDCGDFKLWLWKEHDIRAVVDTRNMTQLEHSPVEGLDRIYYNQQGEVFCKCCKGGELNKMCNRGFEKDRDSIKFGCPAHHQGLTCPASGSCPIGKSIRIGLEKDPRIFMALPRDSYKWKDEYKKRTSVERVNSRLDVSFGFETHYIRGLKKMQMRVDLALITMLGTALGYVKTKQPHYIRSLVKSESIKISAA; this is encoded by the coding sequence ATGGCTAATATACCACAACCCAGCTTGTTTTGCTACCAAAATGTTGAAAATCTCGGAGATTTAGAGCGGCTCGACCTGTTACTCAAGACGCTCGACGATGAACAACTAATGCAAACACTCGAAAAACGCCGCGGCAATGGACGTGATGACTACCCGATACGGGCCAGTTGGAACTCAATGCTTGCCGGCATCGTATTTGGGCACAACACCATCGAAGCTCTTCGCCGGGAGCTTTCTCGCAACGGTCAGCTCAGGGATATCTGCGGTTTTGATCCTCTCAAAGAGCACCCGGTACCATCATCAAACGCCTATACCAACCTGCTCAAGTCGCTTATGGAGTATCCGGCAGAAGTAGCCGGTATTTTCCAGAATCTTCTGGAGTGTCTTGCCCGGGAACTGCCCGGCTTTGGTCAGCGTATAGCGATTGACAGCAAAGTCATCCAGAGTGCGGCAAACTCCGGTTCAGAAAATAAGCCTGACGGCAGAAGGGATACTGACGGCGGCTGGGCAACAAAAACTTACACAGATAAAAACGGTAAGATTATCAAAAAAACAACGATATTTGGTTACAAGGTTCATCTGGCAGTGGATGCCAATTATGAACTGCCGATAGCACGTATCGTAACGCCGGGTAATGACAATGATATGTTAGAGGCGTACAATCTGGTTGACGCCTGTCCCTCAAAGGCTCTTGAGAAGTGCGAATATCTCTCGGCAGACAAAGGCTATGATTGCGGCGATTTCAAGCTATGGTTATGGAAGGAGCACGATATACGTGCTGTTGTTGATACTCGCAATATGACGCAGTTGGAACATAGCCCGGTTGAAGGCCTTGACAGGATATATTACAACCAGCAGGGTGAGGTGTTCTGCAAGTGCTGCAAGGGGGGAGAACTCAACAAGATGTGCAACAGGGGTTTTGAGAAGGATAGAGACAGTATCAAGTTCGGTTGCCCGGCACACCATCAAGGGCTGACATGCCCCGCATCAGGGAGTTGTCCAATTGGCAAGAGTATCAGGATCGGGTTGGAAAAAGACCCGCGTATCTTTATGGCTTTGCCGCGGGACAGCTATAAATGGAAAGACGAATACAAAAAACGGACTTCTGTCGAGAGGGTCAACAGTCGGCTCGATGTCTCCTTTGGTTTTGAAACTCACTATATTCGAGGCCTTAAAAAAATGCAGATGCGAGTAGACCTGGCACTGATCACGATGTTAGGCACGGCATTGGGGTACGTGAAAACCAAGCAGCCGCACTACATACGCTCACTGGTTAAATCAGAGTCGATCAAAATATCAGCCGCATAA
- a CDS encoding DUF134 domain-containing protein, whose protein sequence is MTRPIKNRRISAHPGSVVYKPAGVPAKTLEWVELGLDEFESIRLLDYEGLDQLSAAEKMHVSRPTVTRIYSSARKKIAMAFTEGKAIRIEGGPVEFSMAKPEAAALKPAPMPGRFRRRRGMGRGRGGRHGQNRNNDL, encoded by the coding sequence ATGACAAGACCGATAAAAAACAGGCGAATATCAGCCCATCCGGGCTCAGTAGTTTACAAGCCGGCGGGAGTTCCCGCTAAGACCCTGGAATGGGTGGAGCTGGGCCTTGATGAATTTGAATCCATCCGCCTGCTTGACTATGAGGGCCTTGATCAGCTCAGTGCGGCAGAAAAAATGCATGTTTCCAGGCCGACGGTTACACGGATATACTCCAGTGCCCGAAAGAAAATCGCCATGGCATTTACTGAGGGCAAGGCAATAAGAATAGAGGGCGGGCCTGTAGAATTCAGTATGGCAAAACCGGAAGCTGCCGCGTTAAAACCGGCTCCTATGCCAGGGCGCTTTAGAAGAAGACGCGGCATGGGAAGGGGCCGCGGAGGCAGGCACGGGCAAAACAGAAATAACGATTTATAA
- a CDS encoding NifB/NifX family molybdenum-iron cluster-binding protein: MKIAVCLNEKSEKSEVSTRFGRAEFFGIYNDADKSWKFIENSQNLQAPQGAGLQSAQYILDAGSHALIAANVGPKAMRVMQNEGIDVFLVSGGITAEEAVEKCLKNELKKITEANVEGHWV, encoded by the coding sequence ATGAAAATTGCAGTTTGTTTAAATGAAAAATCAGAGAAATCAGAAGTCAGCACACGTTTTGGAAGGGCCGAATTTTTCGGGATCTATAATGATGCTGATAAATCCTGGAAGTTTATCGAGAACTCCCAGAATCTTCAGGCCCCGCAAGGTGCAGGTTTGCAGTCGGCACAGTACATTCTTGATGCCGGTTCTCATGCGCTGATAGCCGCGAATGTCGGGCCAAAGGCCATGAGGGTTATGCAGAACGAGGGCATAGATGTCTTTCTCGTTTCCGGAGGCATAACTGCCGAGGAAGCGGTTGAGAAATGCCTTAAAAATGAACTTAAAAAGATAACAGAGGCCAATGTCGAAGGGCATTGGGTTTAA
- a CDS encoding DUF5320 domain-containing protein: MPGFDRTGPMGQGPMTGRGLGLCTGAVRPGAGYGYGFGYGRGYGRGFGRGMGRGFGRGYGRGVGYYGPYPPAYAPEDYSQPEDLKAHIEELEAELQRLKALDENSDNQR; encoded by the coding sequence ATGCCTGGATTTGACAGAACAGGACCAATGGGTCAGGGACCCATGACAGGACGGGGCTTAGGTCTCTGCACTGGTGCAGTAAGACCTGGAGCCGGATACGGTTACGGATTTGGATACGGCCGCGGATACGGTCGTGGCTTCGGCCGCGGTATGGGCCGCGGATTTGGCCGTGGATACGGCCGCGGTGTCGGTTACTACGGACCTTATCCTCCGGCTTATGCTCCTGAGGATTACTCACAGCCGGAAGATTTAAAAGCTCACATTGAGGAATTAGAAGCAGAACTCCAAAGACTGAAGGCTCTTGATGAAAATAGCGATAACCAGCGGTAA
- a CDS encoding P-loop NTPase, whose translation MKIAITSGKGGVGKTFAATCLADVLSEAQPVSLIDCDVEAPNSHLFIDVENPEHRPEYMPCVESVNEELCTLCGKCARACYFNALVVGRKSVSIFNDLCRGCGACQIVCIERAIVPGMRVIGTFNKGKSKNITLSWATLKAGSGGMTTALIDRLKQQDTEDMVILDSPPGTSCPVVHSVRDADRVVLVTDPTPFSMHDLKLSVGMCAELGIKPLVLINRKETGDIAKLRKWCVDKDLPIVGEIPESREVAFHYSKGELVTQKMPQMREMFKDIAREIVNISLDDSKVPDIDVNYYLSDVTERINPAENEPASDKPFELTVVSGKGGSGKTSLSACFAKLSGGIAADCDVDAADMHLLFKPEVIEAHDFAGGRIMHIDADACLGCGRCFEVCRFEAIEKMETGTYKIREEDCEGCGACSLICPAGAVESEITTDGRWYFSRIRSGVMSHATLSPGLENSGKLVSRVRNNASARYVQYGNNKPVVMDGAPGTGCPVIASLTGTDYAVMVTEPTVSGLHDLERIQELAGHFGLACGIVVNKHDINEEYTAKIEDFAEKAGIEILGRLPYSPLFNQAQKRAETVIEFAPESAEAKEIFLIWNKILIHAQERQKNV comes from the coding sequence ATGAAAATAGCGATAACCAGCGGTAAAGGCGGTGTAGGCAAGACTTTTGCCGCGACATGTCTGGCCGATGTGCTCAGTGAAGCTCAACCTGTATCGCTGATCGACTGCGATGTTGAGGCGCCCAATTCTCATCTTTTCATAGATGTTGAGAATCCTGAGCACCGGCCGGAATACATGCCGTGTGTTGAGTCTGTAAACGAGGAATTGTGCACACTTTGCGGAAAATGCGCGCGAGCGTGTTATTTCAACGCCTTAGTAGTGGGCCGCAAATCGGTGAGTATCTTTAACGATCTCTGCCGCGGCTGCGGAGCTTGTCAGATAGTATGCATCGAGCGTGCGATTGTCCCGGGAATGCGGGTTATAGGAACCTTTAATAAAGGTAAGAGCAAAAATATAACTTTAAGCTGGGCGACCCTTAAGGCCGGCTCGGGCGGAATGACTACTGCCCTCATCGACAGGCTTAAGCAACAGGATACTGAGGATATGGTGATTCTTGATTCCCCGCCCGGCACGAGTTGCCCTGTTGTGCATTCGGTTAGAGATGCCGACAGGGTGGTGCTGGTTACAGATCCGACTCCTTTCAGCATGCACGATTTGAAATTATCAGTGGGTATGTGTGCCGAGCTTGGCATAAAGCCGCTTGTACTGATAAACCGCAAAGAAACAGGCGATATTGCCAAACTCCGAAAGTGGTGTGTTGATAAAGATTTACCGATTGTCGGCGAGATACCGGAAAGCCGCGAAGTTGCGTTTCATTACTCCAAAGGTGAACTTGTAACGCAAAAAATGCCTCAGATGCGAGAGATGTTTAAAGACATTGCCCGCGAAATAGTCAATATCTCGCTTGACGATAGTAAAGTCCCTGATATTGACGTTAATTATTATCTTTCAGACGTGACTGAAAGAATAAATCCGGCTGAGAATGAACCCGCCTCAGATAAGCCTTTCGAACTGACAGTGGTCAGCGGCAAGGGCGGCTCCGGCAAGACTTCGCTTTCAGCCTGTTTTGCAAAGCTCTCAGGCGGTATAGCAGCTGACTGTGATGTTGACGCGGCTGATATGCACTTGCTGTTTAAACCGGAAGTTATCGAAGCGCATGACTTTGCAGGCGGCAGAATAATGCATATTGACGCGGATGCCTGTTTAGGCTGCGGCCGCTGCTTTGAAGTATGCCGGTTCGAAGCTATCGAAAAAATGGAAACAGGTACCTATAAAATACGTGAGGAAGATTGTGAAGGCTGCGGAGCTTGTTCGCTTATCTGTCCGGCTGGTGCTGTTGAGTCTGAAATAACGACCGATGGAAGATGGTATTTCTCCCGGATTCGCTCAGGGGTTATGAGCCATGCGACTCTTTCGCCAGGACTTGAAAACAGCGGAAAACTTGTTTCGCGAGTGCGCAATAACGCCTCCGCAAGATACGTGCAATATGGTAATAACAAGCCGGTTGTGATGGATGGGGCACCGGGGACGGGCTGCCCTGTAATTGCCTCACTGACAGGTACAGATTATGCTGTTATGGTAACAGAGCCCACGGTATCAGGACTTCACGATTTGGAACGTATCCAGGAGCTGGCAGGGCATTTTGGCCTTGCATGCGGAATTGTGGTCAATAAACACGATATAAACGAAGAATATACTGCAAAGATTGAAGATTTTGCTGAAAAAGCAGGCATTGAAATTCTTGGCCGGCTGCCGTACAGCCCTTTATTCAATCAGGCCCAGAAACGTGCCGAGACAGTTATAGAATTTGCCCCGGAATCAGCCGAGGCAAAAGAGATATTTTTAATATGGAATAAAATATTAATTCATGCTCAGGAAAGGCAAAAAAACGTATGA